The DNA sequence ACCCTCCTGATGATAACAATATGTGCTCCTGGGCGCTTCGCTGCCTGTTAATTGAAGATGGAGATAAGCTCACACTGATTGATAATGGAATAGGCAATAAACAAAGTGAAAAATTTTTCAGCTATTATTATATGCATGGCGAAGATTCCCTGGAAAAATCGTTAAATAAAGCAGGATTTTCACCCGATGATATTACTGACGCCTTTTTGACTCATTTACATTTTGATCATTGTGGCGGTTCTTTGAAGTATAACGGAAGCAAAATTGAACTAACGTTTAAAAATGCAACATACTGGTCAAATAAAGCACATTGGCATTGGGCTTCCCATCCAAATGCAAGGGAAAAAGCGAGCTTTTTGAAAGAGAATATTTTACCTATTGAAGAAAGCGGCCACTTAAAATTTGTAAGCCCACCCAGCCCCCCTAACAGCCCCCCTAAATCCCCCCAAAGGGGGGACTTTCCCACCACACTTCCCAAAGGGAAAGGCGATGGCAAAGTCCCCCCTTTGGGGGGATTTAGGGGGGCTGTGGATTTAGGGGAGGCTGTATTCTTCGCAGACGGACATACCGAAAAAATGATGATACCCCTGATCCGTTATAAAAATAAAACCATAGCCTATATGGCAGATCTTATTCCATCAGCAGGACATATTCCCATACCCTATGTGATGGGTTACGATGTACGTCCGTTACAAACTATGAAAGAAAAGGAGATATTTCTGAATAAAGCCGTGGAAGAAGAGTATATTCTATTTTTTGAGCATGATCCGGTAATTGAATGTTGCACATTACAACAAACAGAGAAAGGGGTACGTGTAAAAGAAACTTTTTATTTAAAGGATATTTGAATAAGTACAAATTCGTCCTTCGTCATTCGTACTTCGTCACTCTTTAT is a window from the Cytophagales bacterium genome containing:
- a CDS encoding MBL fold metallo-hydrolase yields the protein MNLYVINTGFFKLDGGAMFGVVPKSLWQRANPPDDNNMCSWALRCLLIEDGDKLTLIDNGIGNKQSEKFFSYYYMHGEDSLEKSLNKAGFSPDDITDAFLTHLHFDHCGGSLKYNGSKIELTFKNATYWSNKAHWHWASHPNAREKASFLKENILPIEESGHLKFVSPPSPPNSPPKSPQRGDFPTTLPKGKGDGKVPPLGGFRGAVDLGEAVFFADGHTEKMMIPLIRYKNKTIAYMADLIPSAGHIPIPYVMGYDVRPLQTMKEKEIFLNKAVEEEYILFFEHDPVIECCTLQQTEKGVRVKETFYLKDI